From the genome of Saccopteryx bilineata isolate mSacBil1 chromosome 6, mSacBil1_pri_phased_curated, whole genome shotgun sequence, one region includes:
- the LOC136308517 gene encoding eukaryotic translation initiation factor 1A, X-chromosomal-like, translating to MPKNKGKGGKNRRRGKNENESEKRELVFKEDGQEYAQVIKMLGNGRLEAMCFDGVKRLCHIRGKLRKKVWINTSDIILVGLRDYQDNKADVILKFNADEARSLKAYGELPEHAKINETDTFGPGDDDEIQFDDIGDDDEDIDDI from the coding sequence ATGCCCAAGAATAAAGGTAAAGGAGGTAAAAACAGACGGAGAGGTAAGAATGAGAACGAATCTGAAAAAAGAGAACTGGTCTTTAAAGAAGATGGACAAGAGTACGCTCAGGTCATCAAAATGTTGGGAAATGGACGATTAGAAGCAATGTGCTTTGACGGTGTGAAGAGGTTATGTCACATCAGAGGAAAGCTGAGAAAAAAGGTTTGGATCAATACCTCAGACATTATACTGGTTGGTCTGCGAGACTATCAGGATAACAAAGCTGATGTAATCCTAAAGTTCAATGCCGATGAAGCCAGAAGCCTGAAGGCCTATGGCGAGCTTCCGGAACAtgctaaaatcaatgaaacagataCATTTGGCCCTGGAGATGATGACGAAATCCAGTTTGATGATATTGGAGATGACGATGAAGACATTGATGACATCTAA